The following coding sequences are from one Methanobrevibacter olleyae window:
- a CDS encoding U32 family peptidase → MTLAELLAPAGDYDILVTAVNAGADAVYISGERFGARAFAKNFSLEEIEKSVEYAHLNGVKIHVTVNTLINNFEVVDIVKYLFNLYKIGVDAVIVQDLGIIELIKSLIPKLEVHASTQMTLSDYDCILWAVENGISRIVFPRELSVDKISEISSKLKESNINIEFEVFGHGALCYSFSGNCYISSYNSGRSGNRGACAQPCRKQYKLKYKNYNVGNGFLLSTHDLAVNKGLDKIEKAGVFSLKLEGRMKSADYVGTIVNAYRHLIDGDEGDYEKDLSLVFNRQFTDGYILNQKPGQVLGRESSGHEGVYIGKIIEQEGDLITISKENEEFSINLDIGDGIGFKYKDKIKGIYIDNIKEQTDKYIKLETTRNVRKGDKVLLSYSKSTHDNLKKFHKETIKQNIPLSLDIKWRDDLRLNIDAKFKIVEKGINNENKEEEFSFSYISDAKFEKAQKRPVSEEDIKKQMLKTGSTSFYIDSLTINNMPENSFIPIGKLNKIRRDVLDKARKLLLNHYKPKKKEIIATSKVVNQFIKEYESFNEIPIRKEKLNLSIFADNLELLKISSELPIHKYFFDPSFSFNSQEAYFNNVKNLLKETYSIVYKRKEKAEERLVWVLSSFISDEEIEKASKIVNELEKEGFKIPIMYDTPGIAKSFKNKVYGNHNLNVWNSYNVKNLSKSGFKSLILSSELSHKEIKELVSKYQFIKNINNENNQEEIDLNIIIQGNLEVMTSKDDFSNLNDGKDFIINDSSDYAILEDKKRKKFKYKVVFDYNKHSHFINKDCLCLIDEVELIKDSGVNSVIIDCRFSSPQYSSTIISLYSQALKEDNTYDLNLLKEQIENISLSRLNKGNFINGRIHEKAFKKH, encoded by the coding sequence ATGACATTAGCTGAATTATTAGCACCTGCTGGAGACTATGACATACTAGTTACAGCAGTGAATGCTGGAGCAGATGCTGTTTATATATCTGGAGAAAGATTTGGAGCAAGAGCATTTGCTAAAAACTTTTCTCTTGAAGAAATAGAAAAAAGTGTAGAGTATGCTCATTTAAATGGAGTGAAAATACATGTAACTGTAAACACTTTAATAAACAACTTTGAAGTTGTAGACATTGTAAAATACTTATTTAATTTATATAAAATAGGTGTTGATGCAGTTATTGTACAGGATTTAGGAATAATTGAATTAATTAAAAGCCTTATACCTAAACTTGAAGTTCATGCCTCTACACAAATGACATTAAGTGATTATGATTGTATTTTATGGGCTGTTGAAAATGGAATCTCTAGAATAGTTTTCCCACGTGAGCTAAGTGTGGATAAAATCTCTGAAATCTCTTCAAAATTAAAAGAATCCAATATAAATATAGAATTTGAAGTATTTGGACATGGTGCTCTTTGTTACTCCTTTAGTGGAAATTGTTATATATCATCATATAACAGCGGACGTAGCGGAAACAGAGGAGCATGTGCACAGCCTTGTCGTAAGCAATACAAATTAAAATATAAAAACTACAATGTAGGGAATGGATTTTTATTATCAACTCATGATCTAGCAGTTAATAAAGGTCTGGACAAAATAGAAAAGGCAGGAGTCTTTTCACTTAAATTAGAAGGGCGTATGAAATCTGCAGATTATGTAGGAACTATTGTAAATGCATATAGACATTTAATTGATGGTGATGAAGGAGATTATGAAAAAGATTTGAGTCTTGTATTTAATAGGCAATTTACAGATGGTTATATTCTCAATCAAAAGCCTGGACAAGTTTTAGGTAGGGAAAGTTCTGGGCATGAAGGAGTATATATTGGAAAAATCATAGAGCAAGAAGGAGATTTGATAACCATCTCTAAAGAAAATGAGGAATTTTCAATAAACCTCGACATTGGAGATGGAATTGGATTTAAATACAAAGATAAAATAAAGGGAATTTATATTGATAATATTAAAGAGCAAACTGATAAATACATAAAGCTTGAAACAACAAGAAATGTTCGAAAAGGAGATAAAGTACTTTTAAGTTATTCAAAATCTACCCATGACAACCTTAAAAAGTTCCACAAGGAAACAATTAAGCAAAACATCCCATTGTCATTAGATATTAAATGGAGAGATGATTTAAGATTAAATATTGATGCTAAATTTAAGATTGTAGAGAAAGGAATAAATAATGAAAATAAGGAAGAGGAATTTAGTTTTAGCTATATTTCAGATGCAAAATTTGAAAAAGCCCAAAAAAGACCTGTAAGTGAAGAAGATATTAAAAAACAAATGTTAAAAACAGGTTCAACATCATTTTATATCGATAGTTTAACTATAAATAATATGCCAGAGAATAGCTTTATCCCTATTGGAAAGCTTAATAAAATAAGACGTGATGTTCTTGATAAGGCTAGAAAATTATTATTAAATCATTATAAACCAAAGAAAAAAGAAATCATAGCTACAAGCAAAGTAGTAAATCAATTTATAAAGGAATATGAATCTTTTAATGAAATTCCAATTAGAAAGGAAAAATTAAATCTTTCAATATTTGCAGATAATTTAGAACTTTTAAAAATAAGCTCTGAATTGCCAATTCATAAATACTTCTTTGACCCATCTTTTTCATTTAATAGTCAGGAAGCATATTTCAACAATGTAAAAAATCTCTTAAAAGAGACCTATTCCATTGTTTATAAAAGAAAAGAAAAGGCAGAAGAGAGGCTAGTTTGGGTTTTATCCTCATTTATTAGTGATGAAGAAATAGAAAAAGCCAGTAAAATCGTTAATGAATTAGAAAAAGAAGGATTTAAAATACCAATAATGTATGACACCCCAGGAATAGCTAAAAGCTTTAAAAACAAAGTTTATGGAAATCATAATTTAAATGTTTGGAATAGCTATAATGTTAAAAACTTATCTAAATCCGGATTTAAAAGTTTAATTTTATCTTCTGAATTATCCCATAAAGAGATAAAGGAACTGGTTTCTAAATATCAATTTATTAAAAATATCAACAATGAAAATAATCAAGAGGAAATTGATTTAAATATAATCATACAAGGAAACCTAGAGGTTATGACTAGTAAAGACGATTTCTCAAATCTTAATGATGGAAAGGACTTTATAATTAATGATTCATCGGATTATGCAATATTAGAAGATAAAAAACGTAAAAAATTTAAATATAAAGTGGTATTTGATTATAACAAACATAGCCATTTTATTAATAAGGATTGTTTATGCTTAATAGATGAGGTAGAATTAATTAAAGATAGTGGAGTGAACTCTGTAATAATCGATTGTAGATTCTCCAGTCCACAATACAGCTCTACAATCATCTCACTTTATTCACAAGCATTAAAAGAAGATAATACTTATGATTTAAACTTATTAAAAGAACAGATAGAAAATATAAGCTTATCAAGATTAAATAAGGGAAACTTCATCAATGGAAGAATCCATGAAAAAGCATTTAAAAAACATTGA
- a CDS encoding U32 family peptidase, with amino-acid sequence MKLPELLAPVGSLEHLKTAILSGANSIYLSGENFGARRHAENFSVPEIREAVKYAHLHNVKVYLTVNTLIKEGELEKITSYLLELYEIGVDAVLIQDIGLIKIIKENIPKLRIHASTQMNIHNIEAIKWASKQGIKRVVLPRETKLNELKEIIDYAHLLNIEIEIFAHGALCYSYSGHCLLSSLQGGRSGNRGTCAQPCRERYELNINKSKKIKPKTEGDYLLSPKDLSLYEHLDEIVNLEIDSIKIEGRMRSNDYVATVVKNYRKRLNRLRYDKRSQKINRSIKELERKSKGKKGRNSDFKKIRDKENITHLKEEQKLENLESLEEIDLVFNREFTTGHLIPKNNPMIMNRKKPGHQGLYIGKIHRYNLETEEIHILLKDNLIHIPEKGDGILIETNPNLKDNRENIRKTKKTNNEKTKTKQDKRSRRKEKRIRNEINQNNQSNDVIQRYGFDISSKPILKDSKDKHWRKREKDKDIEGKVLVIRIVRENKRIAFPLTKGSKVYLTKKNSLLKEVKDLQNKKEEHNIKKSLLELYFRIDSANYPHLKGNLKLDNGKVITLKIKGEKAWEEAIKKPISDETIKRQLLKIGDLPYYIEKITVKNNKRLFSPISEINELRRNFFNKLEEKIIESYKPKDEDLKIAEENIKNLNENLRKKIDLKSKVKSNLENIENDKNSYNLSAYINSLEILKELNKGNESIFNRIYLEIPADKDFEEISQGFINNPLENNELNISYSVNFLKEAIEISQTQDYKLIWKLPDIAHKQTKEYIIKIIGILRKMNLDIDIMTSLIGLDDALKDKFHLELYGNYPLNIYNIETVLELNNFELLSISPELYKKNIKDLMESYYKELSKNKDNKDNKDNNRDNNENNRTNNDNKLPELELLVHGNIESMITRKELISKKQLKLINKYTKKQRKENNHNKENSINQNNDYYIDSNEYYLKNRKGQYYPIKTSLNEDNLIILNSEEFCLFDEINYLKSVGISNFSIDLRWKPLEYIKEIGKVYRDIIYDKENNMEESRKTIDTYCPNLTKANFEKGLK; translated from the coding sequence ATGAAATTACCTGAATTACTTGCACCTGTAGGATCTCTCGAGCATTTAAAAACAGCTATACTGTCTGGTGCAAATTCCATTTATTTATCTGGTGAAAACTTTGGAGCAAGAAGACATGCTGAAAACTTCTCAGTCCCTGAGATAAGAGAAGCGGTAAAATATGCTCATTTACATAATGTAAAAGTTTACCTTACAGTAAATACCCTAATTAAAGAAGGAGAACTAGAGAAAATCACCAGCTATCTTCTTGAACTATATGAAATAGGGGTTGATGCAGTACTTATCCAAGACATTGGCCTTATAAAAATTATTAAAGAAAACATTCCCAAACTTAGAATTCATGCATCTACACAGATGAATATTCATAATATTGAAGCTATAAAATGGGCATCAAAGCAAGGTATAAAAAGAGTTGTTCTCCCTAGAGAAACAAAATTAAATGAACTTAAAGAAATCATTGACTATGCACACTTATTAAATATAGAAATAGAGATATTTGCACATGGAGCTCTCTGTTATAGCTATTCAGGACATTGCTTGTTATCTTCCCTACAAGGTGGAAGAAGTGGAAATAGAGGAACTTGTGCTCAGCCATGCAGAGAAAGATATGAATTAAATATTAATAAATCTAAGAAAATAAAGCCAAAAACAGAGGGAGATTATCTCCTATCACCAAAAGACCTATCATTATACGAACATCTTGATGAAATAGTTAATTTAGAAATAGATAGTATAAAAATTGAAGGTAGAATGAGAAGTAATGACTATGTGGCAACTGTAGTTAAAAACTATAGAAAAAGACTTAATAGGCTAAGATATGATAAGAGGTCCCAAAAAATAAACAGAAGCATAAAGGAATTGGAAAGAAAAAGTAAAGGTAAAAAAGGAAGAAATAGTGATTTTAAAAAGATTAGGGATAAAGAAAATATTACTCATCTAAAAGAGGAACAAAAGCTAGAAAACTTAGAATCTCTTGAAGAGATAGATTTAGTTTTTAATAGAGAGTTTACAACAGGACACCTTATTCCTAAAAACAATCCCATGATTATGAATCGTAAAAAACCAGGCCATCAAGGATTATACATTGGAAAAATCCACAGATACAACCTAGAAACCGAAGAAATACATATCTTATTAAAAGATAATTTAATACACATTCCAGAAAAAGGAGATGGAATATTAATTGAAACTAATCCTAATTTAAAGGACAATCGAGAAAACATAAGAAAAACTAAGAAAACAAACAATGAAAAAACAAAAACAAAGCAAGATAAAAGAAGTAGGAGAAAAGAAAAAAGAATTAGAAATGAAATTAATCAAAATAATCAATCTAATGATGTTATTCAAAGATATGGATTTGACATATCTTCAAAACCTATTTTAAAAGATTCAAAGGATAAGCATTGGAGAAAAAGAGAAAAGGATAAAGATATTGAAGGGAAAGTATTAGTTATTAGAATAGTTAGAGAAAATAAGAGAATTGCATTTCCATTAACTAAAGGTTCAAAGGTCTATTTAACTAAGAAAAATTCCCTATTAAAAGAAGTTAAAGATCTTCAAAATAAAAAAGAAGAACACAATATTAAAAAGTCATTATTAGAGCTTTACTTTAGAATAGACAGTGCTAATTATCCCCATTTAAAAGGTAATTTAAAACTAGATAATGGTAAGGTGATTACCCTTAAGATTAAAGGTGAGAAAGCATGGGAGGAGGCAATTAAAAAACCAATATCTGATGAAACAATTAAAAGACAATTATTAAAAATTGGAGATTTACCTTATTATATTGAAAAAATTACAGTAAAGAATAATAAAAGATTGTTCTCTCCAATAAGTGAGATAAATGAACTTAGAAGAAATTTCTTTAATAAGCTTGAAGAGAAAATAATAGAAAGCTATAAGCCAAAAGATGAAGATTTAAAAATAGCTGAAGAGAATATAAAGAACCTAAATGAAAATTTAAGAAAAAAAATAGATTTAAAATCAAAAGTTAAGAGCAATTTAGAAAATATAGAAAATGATAAAAATAGTTACAATTTATCAGCATATATAAATAGCTTAGAAATATTAAAAGAATTAAATAAAGGGAATGAATCTATTTTTAATAGAATTTATTTAGAAATACCTGCAGATAAAGACTTTGAAGAAATCAGTCAGGGCTTTATAAACAATCCACTGGAAAACAATGAATTGAACATTAGTTATTCTGTTAATTTCTTAAAAGAAGCTATTGAAATATCACAAACCCAAGATTATAAATTAATTTGGAAGCTGCCAGATATTGCACATAAACAAACAAAGGAGTATATAATAAAAATTATAGGAATTCTTAGGAAAATGAATTTGGATATTGACATTATGACTAGTTTAATTGGATTAGACGATGCATTAAAAGATAAGTTCCATCTTGAACTTTATGGAAATTATCCATTAAATATATATAATATAGAGACTGTATTAGAGTTAAATAATTTTGAGCTTCTGTCTATATCTCCCGAGTTATATAAGAAAAATATTAAAGATTTAATGGAAAGTTACTACAAAGAACTATCTAAAAATAAGGATAATAAGGATAATAAGGATAACAATAGAGACAATAATGAGAACAATAGGACTAATAATGACAATAAACTTCCAGAATTAGAATTGTTGGTTCACGGAAATATAGAATCTATGATTACAAGAAAAGAACTTATTTCCAAAAAGCAATTAAAACTTATTAATAAATATACTAAAAAACAAAGAAAGGAAAATAATCATAATAAAGAAAATTCTATAAATCAGAATAACGATTATTATATTGATTCAAATGAATACTATCTGAAAAATAGAAAAGGACAATATTATCCTATAAAAACCAGTTTAAATGAAGATAATTTAATAATATTAAACTCTGAAGAATTTTGTTTATTTGATGAGATAAATTACTTAAAATCAGTGGGAATTTCTAACTTTTCAATAGATTTAAGATGGAAGCCATTAGAATACATTAAAGAAATTGGAAAAGTCTACAGAGACATTATTTATGATAAGGAAAATAATATGGAGGAATCCAGGAAAACAATTGATACTTATTGTCCTAATTTAACAAAAGCTAATTTTGAAAAGGGATTAAAATAA
- the tmk gene encoding dTMP kinase, whose translation MYIVLEGIDGAGKSTQINLLKEWLESNGLNVETIVEPTDLEVGKLIRKLLTRSDATTDTMQKTLGLLFAADRLILMDKIEKLESENRVVISDRSFYSSLVYQKPQNWIKEINKYAKIPDLVLLLDLDVKKSVERCEGTDEFENEEFLTGVKQNYLDLARSNENFKIIDANNGPNKVSSDIKKTVAPLFDICKDCIS comes from the coding sequence ATGTATATTGTATTAGAAGGAATAGATGGTGCTGGAAAATCAACTCAAATTAATCTCTTAAAAGAATGGTTAGAGAGTAATGGTTTAAATGTTGAAACAATTGTTGAGCCAACTGACTTAGAAGTAGGGAAACTTATTCGTAAACTCTTAACTCGTTCTGATGCTACAACTGACACTATGCAAAAAACATTAGGACTTTTATTTGCTGCAGATAGGTTAATCTTGATGGATAAAATTGAAAAATTAGAAAGTGAAAATAGGGTTGTTATTAGTGATAGATCTTTTTATTCAAGTTTAGTTTATCAAAAGCCACAAAATTGGATTAAAGAGATAAATAAATATGCTAAAATTCCAGATTTAGTCCTGCTTTTAGATTTAGATGTTAAAAAATCTGTTGAAAGATGTGAAGGAACTGATGAATTTGAAAATGAAGAGTTTTTAACTGGAGTAAAACAGAATTACTTAGACTTAGCAAGATCTAATGAAAATTTTAAAATAATTGATGCAAATAATGGTCCAAATAAGGTATCTTCCGATATTAAAAAAACAGTAGCTCCATTATTTGATATCTGTAAAGACTGTATTTCATAG